A stretch of Myroides oncorhynchi DNA encodes these proteins:
- a CDS encoding tetratricopeptide repeat protein, translated as MKKIKLHYSCLRIVLAISLASTVGYAQRTTSLSDKDNYVTVVGTQFNKGDWEGGKSTLDQGIKEYPNDSDLRMMLGKYYHHKKQYDKARYELSKAIEITPTNTDAKQIMVNVEIETKRYSSAICYVNEILEANPYLKSLWKKKIELYLLQGNEVEANRLKKRLYQIYPTDNDLKKDYVYSIETEADQSRKTGDLDKSIELGRKLIQESSSDVQYYLTVINDYLKVGDKQSALSFTERGLYLFPNNSALMNKKIGILEEQKRYDELLTFLENKKLKKEYNYYVLEAARNAKLNDPFTLYSKTLSANPGNEEAFNYVFNHLVGGQQYEEALVTLSAHKRTRGGSKMIALKELQVYTRMGNTAKANSLTKSLYSQYGNDKDLALAYDKIVLEEAKGYMFEENYDEAISRWNLISNSAEQEIKRVAQIGLYNAYYNKGDYNSALYIINKLTVSNPEDLTLWLKKSDIYFKQKSYTAALDSYEELFVRTNATQRILYLSGYEELCVAIVKNKNEDFLYNESLHIVKRWLVQDPANNTALKYAANLSSQIKKTDDAIVYLERGIVAHPHDVFFKAKLAELQGKVGDDYASLYTALVAELDENPYHELLLLTYGEISEKYALQLIKEGNADLAVEKLELALCHLPDSKELKYTKGLALEKQKKFAEAYFYQSFYEPAPMEVEEFKQHLNYLNNKAANNEIGMQYLWSKQDGNDVHQSVASLEYTRHYVNNSYSVGTNYTGREQGKGIQGHIGWSRNWKNRFSTQINVALSDAYFPKFSLNASVFKDVNVIGGLELEAGVGYRKFQYDPLDIVNKNEMFNLVIGATKQTETFRFNTKFNNFFMGSEWMYNLSVNARFYMSSPKHYITALAGVGSSPDVELIDYQLYNGFSVLNTNIGGGFGWVLYKNINASMIGTWYNYKAGDNVYKNLYNLYVTVNVVF; from the coding sequence ATGAAAAAGATAAAATTACATTATAGTTGTTTGCGTATTGTATTGGCTATTTCGCTTGCCAGTACAGTTGGTTATGCACAAAGAACAACAAGTTTAAGTGATAAAGATAATTATGTTACTGTGGTAGGTACACAGTTTAATAAAGGTGACTGGGAAGGCGGTAAATCTACATTGGATCAAGGTATTAAAGAATATCCTAACGATTCTGATTTGCGAATGATGTTAGGTAAGTATTATCATCATAAGAAACAATATGATAAGGCACGCTATGAATTATCTAAAGCTATTGAGATCACCCCTACCAATACAGATGCCAAACAAATTATGGTTAATGTAGAGATAGAGACAAAGCGCTATTCTAGTGCTATTTGTTATGTTAACGAAATTCTGGAAGCTAATCCGTATTTGAAAAGCCTGTGGAAAAAGAAGATAGAACTCTATCTTTTACAAGGGAATGAAGTGGAAGCAAATCGCTTAAAAAAGAGGTTATATCAAATATATCCAACAGATAATGATTTGAAAAAAGACTATGTCTATAGTATAGAAACAGAAGCTGATCAAAGTAGAAAAACTGGAGATTTAGATAAGTCTATAGAGCTGGGAAGAAAACTTATTCAAGAGTCTTCATCAGATGTTCAGTATTATTTAACGGTTATTAATGACTATTTAAAAGTAGGTGACAAGCAAAGTGCTTTATCTTTTACAGAACGCGGACTGTATTTATTTCCTAATAATAGTGCGTTGATGAATAAGAAAATAGGCATCTTAGAAGAGCAAAAACGCTATGATGAACTGTTAACTTTTTTGGAAAATAAAAAATTGAAAAAGGAATATAATTACTATGTTCTAGAAGCGGCTCGCAATGCAAAGTTAAATGATCCTTTTACTCTTTATTCAAAAACATTAAGTGCCAATCCAGGAAATGAAGAAGCATTTAATTATGTTTTTAATCACTTAGTGGGTGGGCAGCAATATGAAGAAGCATTAGTTACATTATCTGCTCATAAACGCACTCGTGGTGGTTCAAAAATGATTGCTTTAAAAGAATTACAAGTATATACTCGTATGGGAAATACTGCAAAAGCAAATAGTTTGACAAAAAGTCTTTATAGTCAGTACGGGAATGATAAAGATCTAGCGTTGGCATACGATAAAATTGTTTTAGAAGAGGCTAAGGGGTATATGTTTGAAGAAAATTATGATGAAGCAATTAGTCGTTGGAATTTAATTAGCAATTCGGCAGAACAAGAGATAAAGCGTGTAGCTCAAATTGGATTATATAATGCCTATTATAATAAAGGAGATTATAACAGTGCATTGTATATTATCAATAAGCTGACAGTGAGTAATCCTGAAGATCTAACATTATGGCTTAAAAAGTCTGATATCTACTTTAAACAAAAAAGCTATACTGCGGCATTAGACAGTTACGAAGAGCTATTTGTAAGAACAAATGCTACACAACGCATATTATACTTAAGTGGATATGAAGAGTTGTGCGTTGCGATTGTAAAGAACAAGAATGAAGACTTTTTGTACAATGAGAGTTTACATATTGTAAAGCGATGGTTAGTACAAGATCCAGCAAATAACACAGCCTTGAAGTATGCTGCTAATTTATCGTCTCAAATTAAAAAGACAGATGATGCTATTGTTTATTTAGAGAGAGGAATTGTGGCACACCCACACGATGTGTTTTTTAAAGCAAAATTAGCTGAGCTACAAGGCAAAGTAGGAGATGATTACGCATCACTCTATACTGCTTTAGTAGCAGAACTAGATGAAAACCCATACCACGAACTATTGCTGCTTACGTATGGCGAAATAAGTGAGAAGTACGCATTGCAATTGATAAAAGAGGGAAACGCAGATCTGGCTGTCGAAAAGTTAGAATTAGCATTATGTCATCTACCTGATAGCAAAGAATTAAAATATACTAAGGGGCTAGCTTTAGAAAAACAAAAGAAGTTTGCAGAAGCCTATTTTTATCAATCGTTTTATGAGCCTGCACCAATGGAGGTAGAGGAGTTTAAACAACATTTAAACTACTTAAATAACAAAGCAGCGAACAATGAAATAGGGATGCAATACTTATGGAGCAAACAAGATGGTAACGATGTACATCAATCAGTAGCGTCTTTAGAATACACACGTCATTATGTGAATAATAGTTATTCTGTTGGGACAAACTATACTGGACGTGAGCAAGGTAAAGGTATACAAGGGCACATAGGATGGTCTAGGAACTGGAAGAACAGATTTAGTACACAAATCAATGTAGCTCTGTCAGATGCTTATTTTCCAAAGTTTTCTCTTAATGCATCAGTGTTCAAGGATGTGAATGTCATAGGAGGTTTGGAATTAGAAGCAGGAGTGGGATACCGCAAGTTTCAGTATGATCCATTAGACATAGTAAACAAGAATGAGATGTTTAATCTTGTCATTGGAGCAACAAAACAAACAGAAACTTTTCGCTTTAATACCAAATTTAATAACTTCTTTATGGGAAGCGAATGGATGTATAATTTGTCTGTAAACGCGAGGTTTTATATGTCATCTCCTAAGCATTATATTACTGCTCTAGCAGGAGTAGGATCATCTCCAGATGTAGAATTGATAGATTATCAGTTATACAATGGTTTTTCTGTTTTGAATACCAATATAGGAGGTGGTTTTGGATGGGTGTTATACAAAAATATCAATGCTAGTATGATTGGTACATGGTATAATTACAAAGCAGGTGATAATGTATATAAAAACTTGTATAATCTATACGTAACTGTCAATGTGGTATTCTAA
- a CDS encoding glycosyltransferase family 2 protein, giving the protein MEILTYVYQYLVYFYACFITLIYFILAVFGYFKIIRNKAKYTEKEEYILKTHPEIAPAISVVAPAYNEEVIIIDNVQSLLNLDYPNFEVIIVNDGSKDNTLKLLIDNFDLIEIPFPYIEKVRCKPVKRIYRSTNQVFERLTVVDKENGGTKADAMNAGINVAKYDYFINTDVDCILAKDTLSKVILPVLDSKIPVIAVGATMRMVNGCEVSNGQITEVKPPNSLIPLFQETEYLRSYLLAKMGWSAFNLIPNVSGGFGLFDKTVVIEAGGYDSQSHAEDMDMTFRMVSYMCDQGKEYRIEQIADTCCWTEGPPNLKVLGRQRTRWGRGLLQIFVVHKGLMLNRKYGRLGMLVMPYALLFEFMAPIIEVIGLGFLIFLAWTGQLNSETFWLMLLFVYMIGATMSLVSISLDIMVKKQYKSYGQYLKLIFISAFEAILYHPFIVFFSLRGYWQFMTRSSFKWGEMTRQGFSKEKHTTPIENTVS; this is encoded by the coding sequence ATGGAAATACTTACCTATGTATATCAATACTTAGTGTATTTTTATGCCTGTTTTATTACGCTAATTTACTTTATTTTGGCTGTGTTTGGATATTTTAAAATTATACGTAACAAAGCAAAATACACTGAAAAAGAAGAATATATATTAAAAACTCATCCAGAGATAGCACCTGCTATTTCTGTTGTAGCACCTGCTTATAACGAGGAGGTTATTATCATTGACAATGTACAGTCGCTATTGAATTTGGATTATCCAAATTTTGAGGTAATCATTGTTAACGATGGTAGTAAAGACAACACATTAAAGTTGTTGATTGACAATTTTGATTTAATCGAAATACCTTTTCCTTATATTGAAAAAGTAAGATGTAAACCTGTAAAACGTATTTATCGATCAACAAATCAAGTTTTCGAGCGACTAACAGTAGTAGATAAAGAAAACGGAGGTACGAAAGCAGATGCTATGAACGCTGGAATTAATGTAGCAAAATATGATTACTTCATTAATACAGATGTAGATTGCATTTTAGCAAAAGATACTTTATCAAAAGTTATTTTACCCGTCTTAGATTCTAAAATACCAGTTATTGCAGTAGGTGCTACTATGCGTATGGTTAACGGATGTGAGGTTAGCAATGGGCAAATTACTGAGGTTAAACCGCCGAATAGCTTAATTCCCTTATTTCAAGAAACAGAATATTTACGTTCTTATCTATTAGCCAAGATGGGATGGTCTGCTTTTAATCTAATTCCCAATGTATCGGGAGGATTTGGTTTATTTGACAAAACTGTGGTGATTGAAGCAGGAGGTTATGATTCACAGTCTCATGCTGAAGATATGGATATGACATTTCGCATGGTATCCTATATGTGTGATCAAGGAAAAGAATACCGCATTGAACAAATAGCAGATACATGTTGTTGGACAGAAGGTCCACCAAACTTAAAAGTACTAGGTAGACAACGCACAAGGTGGGGAAGAGGATTACTACAAATATTCGTTGTACATAAAGGATTAATGCTTAACCGCAAATATGGTAGATTAGGTATGTTAGTTATGCCGTATGCATTATTATTTGAATTTATGGCTCCAATTATTGAGGTTATAGGACTTGGATTTTTAATCTTCTTAGCTTGGACAGGTCAATTAAATTCTGAAACGTTTTGGTTGATGTTATTATTTGTCTACATGATTGGGGCTACGATGTCGTTAGTTTCTATCTCATTAGATATAATGGTTAAGAAGCAATATAAATCATATGGACAATATCTAAAACTAATCTTTATCTCTGCTTTCGAAGCAATTCTTTATCATCCCTTCATAGTCTTTTTTAGTCTACGTGGTTATTGGCAATTTATGACAAGGAGCAGTTTTAAATGGGGAGAGATGACTCGTCAAGGGTTTTCTAAAGAAAAACATACTACCCCAATTGAAAATACAGTATCCTAA
- a CDS encoding HEAT repeat domain-containing protein codes for MKYNNNNYKEILEALELPAYWEDRLKSKIHKDSEHSLRVLDEMGSLVSGTAVSHKLYSENKSVRKHAKSIFMKLSSHDSFKFLDNDFDRDFNALDEVRIHKSLVSKSVENPLPLLMRWVNLATNEKYKAYLIAEIAFFNQNESTPQLAELYKVTDSTLVKNSIVDTLGKLSYREVIPLLISDFEYVGLSTQELILDTLGLLGGRESLEFLTVVYSKTSNKERLVKLIHFIYNIDKGGETYLQLKASTKSDFERSIIAYVESGRS; via the coding sequence ATGAAGTATAATAACAATAATTATAAAGAGATTCTAGAAGCTTTAGAGCTACCTGCATATTGGGAAGATCGTTTAAAAAGTAAAATTCACAAGGATAGTGAGCATTCCTTAAGAGTATTAGATGAAATGGGAAGTCTGGTTTCTGGTACAGCAGTTTCACATAAGTTGTATTCAGAAAATAAAAGTGTAAGAAAGCATGCGAAGAGTATCTTTATGAAGTTATCTTCACATGATTCGTTTAAGTTTTTGGACAATGATTTCGATCGCGACTTCAATGCTTTAGACGAGGTCCGTATTCATAAGTCGTTGGTAAGTAAATCTGTAGAAAATCCTCTGCCGTTATTAATGCGTTGGGTAAACTTAGCGACAAATGAAAAATATAAAGCTTATTTAATTGCGGAGATTGCTTTTTTTAACCAAAATGAAAGTACCCCACAATTAGCAGAGCTTTATAAGGTTACTGATAGTACATTAGTAAAAAATAGCATTGTAGATACATTAGGAAAACTTTCTTATAGAGAAGTAATTCCATTGCTTATTAGTGATTTTGAATATGTAGGTTTATCAACGCAAGAGCTAATTTTAGATACGTTAGGGCTATTAGGAGGAAGAGAATCTCTTGAATTTTTAACTGTAGTTTATAGCAAAACGTCTAATAAAGAACGCTTAGTAAAATTGATTCACTTTATCTATAATATAGATAAAGGAGGTGAAACTTACTTACAACTTAAAGCGTCTACTAAAAGCGATTTTGAAAGGTCTATTATCGCCTATGTTGAATCAGGTAGATCTTAA
- a CDS encoding GLPGLI family protein: protein MKKLYTIFSLLLVSSSFAQQSTDSVSINRFFYNTKILSNPQKADQITEGVAVLDIDQSDSRFTDYGNQQRNELKEKLKDDKTLSSMDKVMKIQRIKAGFTWSIYSNAKENKLYQELAKQKYFYSDPKNTIQWRIDPEVTQWEGYNVQKATASYGGRVWYVLFTSDIPVLNGPYKFNNLPGFVVKAWDGAQEYVFEFTKSQNMVVAKDFLAGPTEYAEITKKQAKKADKVHYNKTAVDLLLDLNPKNREYIDQYPQEMKTKVILTSNPIEKDF, encoded by the coding sequence ATGAAAAAGCTGTATACTATTTTTTCTTTGCTTTTAGTAAGCTCAAGTTTTGCACAGCAGTCTACGGACTCAGTGTCAATAAATAGATTCTTTTATAATACTAAGATTCTCAGTAATCCACAGAAAGCAGATCAAATAACAGAAGGTGTTGCTGTATTAGATATTGATCAGAGTGATTCTCGATTTACAGATTATGGTAATCAGCAGCGAAATGAATTAAAAGAGAAGTTAAAAGATGATAAAACTTTATCTTCAATGGATAAGGTGATGAAAATACAAAGGATTAAAGCAGGCTTTACTTGGTCTATATATAGTAATGCTAAAGAAAACAAGCTTTATCAGGAGCTGGCTAAGCAAAAGTACTTTTATAGCGATCCTAAAAACACTATACAGTGGAGGATAGATCCAGAAGTGACGCAATGGGAGGGCTATAATGTACAAAAGGCAACAGCAAGTTATGGAGGGCGCGTATGGTATGTGTTATTTACCAGTGACATACCTGTGCTAAATGGTCCATATAAGTTTAATAACCTACCAGGATTTGTAGTCAAAGCTTGGGATGGAGCACAAGAGTATGTTTTCGAATTTACTAAAAGCCAGAATATGGTAGTTGCTAAGGATTTTTTAGCTGGTCCAACAGAATATGCCGAGATAACTAAAAAACAAGCAAAGAAAGCAGATAAAGTACATTATAATAAGACAGCTGTTGATTTGTTACTTGATCTAAACCCAAAAAATAGAGAGTACATAGATCAGTACCCTCAAGAGATGAAAACGAAGGTTATTCTTACCAGTAATCCTATAGAAAAGGATTTTTAA
- a CDS encoding lipocalin family protein, protein MRKMLAILLLSLLTVGMSSCKQQEVTKEYKAESLVGTWELSSGKIFDREAKFLTDTNPKDEYGCGYMTWTYSTDKIDILNYVGKDESGNCLEEITSLKYTLRKNSMHTLDELGIEAEILITSLTNDELVVMATLPNPENDKENSIKYTELSFKRVK, encoded by the coding sequence ATGAGAAAGATGTTAGCCATTCTGCTGTTGTCTCTATTGACAGTGGGAATGAGTAGTTGTAAACAACAAGAAGTAACTAAAGAGTATAAAGCAGAAAGCTTAGTAGGAACGTGGGAACTATCATCAGGTAAAATATTTGATAGGGAAGCGAAGTTTTTAACTGATACTAATCCTAAGGATGAATATGGATGTGGGTACATGACTTGGACGTATAGTACAGATAAAATAGATATTCTTAATTATGTTGGTAAAGACGAAAGTGGTAATTGTCTTGAGGAAATAACTAGTTTGAAGTATACTCTTCGTAAGAACTCTATGCATACTTTAGATGAGTTGGGTATCGAAGCAGAGATACTAATAACGAGTTTGACTAATGATGAATTAGTAGTTATGGCAACATTACCTAATCCGGAAAATGACAAAGAGAATTCTATTAAGTATACTGAGCTTAGTTTTAAGAGAGTGAAATAG
- a CDS encoding serine hydrolase domain-containing protein: MIFALVSFKSNAQVNKQNIENAITKNALLLLEDKRFHSVSVAVLKDGESIVRHFGELSIGKGDKPNDSTLYELASVTKTFTGYVAAKAVLDKKIDLNDDIRKYLNEPYPNLEYKGEPIKIKDLLTHTSGFPNFPLKSENKEAFFEGLKLIKIETKPGKVYSYSNTAPELTAYILEKVYQKSFEELVSDFVLKPNEMNQTKFTLNDSDKANLVKGYNDKNELMPNFSRTLWGGISGLPTTTTYLIKYMKLQLDESNLVVNESHKRLYKEGNDFWEGYHWYILENDSQLIYRHHGGIYGMQNWFVIYPKQNMGISILTNTSFDGTGYILEEVVDKLFEDISN, from the coding sequence TTGATTTTTGCCTTAGTTAGCTTCAAAAGTAATGCGCAAGTCAATAAACAGAATATTGAAAATGCAATTACAAAAAATGCTCTTCTATTACTAGAGGATAAGAGATTTCATTCTGTTTCAGTAGCAGTACTTAAAGATGGAGAGTCTATAGTAAGGCATTTCGGTGAATTATCTATTGGGAAAGGTGATAAACCAAATGATTCTACACTTTATGAGTTAGCTTCTGTAACTAAGACTTTTACAGGTTATGTAGCTGCTAAAGCTGTACTTGATAAAAAAATAGATTTAAATGATGATATTAGAAAATATCTAAACGAACCGTACCCCAATTTAGAATATAAAGGAGAACCTATTAAGATAAAAGACCTGCTTACACATACAAGTGGGTTTCCTAATTTTCCTCTTAAAAGCGAAAATAAGGAGGCTTTTTTTGAAGGATTAAAACTAATCAAAATTGAAACGAAGCCAGGAAAAGTATATTCTTATTCAAATACAGCTCCGGAACTAACAGCATATATACTAGAAAAAGTGTATCAAAAAAGCTTTGAGGAACTAGTGAGTGATTTTGTTTTGAAACCAAATGAAATGAACCAAACGAAGTTTACATTAAATGATAGTGATAAAGCAAACTTAGTAAAGGGGTACAATGATAAAAATGAGTTAATGCCTAACTTCAGCAGGACTTTATGGGGAGGGATTTCAGGATTACCCACTACAACTACATACTTAATAAAATATATGAAATTGCAGCTTGACGAGTCGAATCTAGTTGTAAATGAATCTCATAAGAGGTTGTATAAAGAAGGCAATGATTTTTGGGAAGGCTATCACTGGTATATATTAGAAAATGATAGCCAATTAATTTATAGACATCACGGAGGTATATATGGAATGCAGAATTGGTTTGTAATTTATCCTAAACAAAATATGGGAATATCTATATTGACCAATACTAGCTTTGATGGGACGGGTTATATTCTAGAAGAAGTAGTTGATAAGTTGTTTGAAGATATTAGTAATTAG
- a CDS encoding ISL3 family transposase: MSISKLLFNNTRIFKIISLVNELDKIRISLVSKSKQSTCPNCELPSSKLHSYYIRKIVDLPIFGKQTVIKLKARKFYCSTLECPLKIFTERFKSIFSSYQRRSNRLTKKLLNLVILTGGRPAEKICSEFSVTVSDTTLLRIIAKQELPTTANVTHLGVDDWAIRKRERYGSILIDLKTNKPIGLLKDREENTFYHWLTQNKQVQLISRDRFINYQRASTQGAPQALQVADRWHLLKNLGETVRKILDREYAVIQKMRKKNTMTVQPENKWRKTKTSNHQLQRFTQVKELLAQSKSHREISKLLRMSRVTVKKYELYDELPTIHCQSSTGIEKHLEYIESQIIQDPTILLKTLHSELKNRRYSGAYNTLSDSLRRFQIAIGKAARKKVILPSNLVFWRPSRTMILFVTKKERINKVQRQILDQLCELSPTLRFTLELVREFRSMMFEQKCSDSFHTWIDKINLSDIPEFQSFSKGLLKDTNAIKNAIDLPWSNGPVEGNVNKLKTLKRQMYGRCSIDLLEKRLVLSPD, encoded by the coding sequence ATGTCAATTAGTAAATTACTTTTTAATAATACAAGAATTTTTAAGATTATCTCATTAGTAAATGAGCTAGATAAAATAAGAATCTCACTAGTTAGTAAATCAAAACAAAGCACTTGCCCTAACTGTGAACTACCATCTTCAAAATTACATAGCTACTACATTAGAAAAATAGTTGATCTTCCTATTTTTGGTAAACAAACAGTGATAAAATTGAAAGCTCGAAAATTCTATTGTTCTACATTAGAATGTCCTTTGAAAATCTTTACAGAGCGATTTAAATCCATCTTTTCTTCTTATCAAAGACGAAGTAATCGGCTAACTAAAAAGTTATTGAATTTAGTTATTCTAACAGGAGGTAGACCTGCTGAGAAAATATGTTCAGAATTTTCTGTTACTGTTAGTGATACCACTTTACTTCGAATTATAGCAAAACAAGAGCTTCCAACAACTGCTAATGTTACACATTTAGGTGTAGATGATTGGGCTATTCGAAAAAGAGAACGCTATGGAAGTATTCTTATAGACCTAAAAACCAATAAACCAATAGGTTTGTTAAAAGATAGGGAAGAAAATACATTTTACCATTGGCTTACTCAAAACAAACAAGTACAGCTAATTTCAAGAGACAGATTTATCAATTATCAAAGAGCTTCTACACAAGGAGCACCTCAGGCTTTACAAGTTGCTGATCGTTGGCATTTGCTAAAAAACTTAGGAGAAACTGTTCGAAAGATTTTAGATAGGGAATATGCGGTTATTCAAAAAATGAGAAAAAAAAACACTATGACAGTACAACCAGAAAATAAATGGCGAAAGACTAAAACGTCAAATCATCAATTGCAACGTTTTACCCAAGTCAAAGAGTTATTAGCTCAAAGTAAGAGTCATAGAGAAATAAGTAAATTGCTTCGCATGAGTCGTGTTACAGTAAAAAAATATGAATTGTATGATGAGCTACCTACGATACATTGTCAAAGCTCAACAGGTATAGAAAAACATCTCGAATATATCGAATCACAAATTATTCAAGACCCAACAATTCTACTTAAAACGTTACATTCTGAATTGAAAAATCGTAGATATAGTGGTGCCTATAATACATTATCAGATTCGCTTAGACGATTTCAAATTGCAATTGGGAAAGCTGCTAGAAAGAAGGTGATTTTACCTTCAAACTTAGTGTTTTGGCGCCCTTCACGCACAATGATATTGTTTGTCACTAAAAAGGAGAGAATCAATAAGGTACAAAGGCAGATACTAGATCAGCTTTGTGAGTTATCACCTACCTTACGTTTTACATTGGAATTAGTCAGAGAGTTTCGAAGTATGATGTTTGAACAAAAATGTAGTGATTCTTTTCATACTTGGATTGACAAAATAAACCTAAGTGATATCCCAGAGTTTCAGAGTTTTTCTAAAGGGCTTTTAAAAGATACTAACGCAATTAAAAATGCAATAGATTTACCATGGAGTAATGGTCCTGTTGAAGGTAATGTAAATAAACTTAAGACTCTAAAGAGACAAATGTATGGCAGATGTTCAATTGATTTATTAGAAAAAAGATTGGTACTTTCACCAGATTAA
- a CDS encoding serine hydrolase, translating to MKRLSISIVMFLMAIMGSFAQNKEYKPLIDVFVKDYNTSDYEDIYKHFSASLKEELPSVKAKQFFVEMKEKLGNIKNMEFYGLDANKLALFKTEFENNEVALLNLAMNDIGEVIGFRILDMPKPQDDSFKKQSIEEIILSETLNLPDNGQYAIGLIDHDKVEYLGFKKNRNEVKKEDNFDKQFSIANVMTIFTSTVLAEAAVEKKLDITSEINSYYDFNFNKNIKLSFVGLANHSAFVPMLPDVKASESKTEDDLLTNFTIDQLEDYLANDLLIDSSKTERRQSFSFLGYAILGNTLSKVYNKSFDKLIQENIFYKYKMTNSTVYMPKKKKNVIKGINVGLKEGYPIKVGALLPSSGGISTVEDMSKFVQAHFNDSDKVLQLAKKPTLIVSPNYWVSLGWKIGYPFDSGEPLYFTRGIDSGYSNYIAFDPIRKKGIVILSNSSSESALNALDALSYKLVVKIFE from the coding sequence ATGAAGAGATTAAGTATTTCTATAGTAATGTTTTTGATGGCAATTATGGGTTCTTTTGCACAAAACAAAGAATACAAACCGTTGATAGATGTTTTTGTGAAAGATTATAATACAAGTGATTATGAAGATATTTATAAACATTTTTCCGCATCTTTAAAAGAGGAGTTGCCAAGTGTCAAGGCAAAGCAATTCTTTGTAGAAATGAAGGAAAAGCTAGGTAATATTAAGAATATGGAGTTTTATGGACTAGATGCTAATAAATTAGCACTGTTTAAAACAGAATTTGAAAACAATGAAGTAGCCTTGTTAAACTTGGCAATGAATGATATTGGAGAAGTTATAGGTTTTAGAATTTTAGATATGCCTAAGCCTCAGGATGATTCGTTTAAGAAACAAAGTATCGAGGAAATTATACTAAGTGAAACTCTAAATCTACCTGACAATGGACAATATGCTATCGGATTAATAGACCATGATAAAGTAGAGTATTTAGGGTTTAAGAAAAATAGAAACGAGGTAAAAAAAGAAGATAATTTTGATAAGCAATTTTCTATTGCTAATGTGATGACAATATTTACATCTACAGTATTAGCAGAAGCAGCAGTAGAGAAGAAACTAGATATTACTTCAGAGATTAATAGTTATTATGATTTTAATTTTAATAAGAATATAAAGTTAAGTTTCGTGGGGCTTGCTAATCATTCTGCTTTTGTACCTATGCTTCCTGATGTAAAAGCGAGTGAATCAAAAACAGAAGATGATCTATTGACTAATTTTACTATTGATCAATTAGAGGATTATCTAGCTAATGATTTACTTATAGATTCTTCAAAAACAGAGAGAAGACAAAGCTTTTCTTTCTTGGGATATGCTATTTTAGGTAATACCTTGAGTAAGGTATACAACAAGTCTTTTGATAAGTTAATACAGGAAAATATTTTTTATAAATACAAGATGACGAATTCTACGGTGTATATGCCGAAGAAAAAGAAAAATGTCATCAAGGGAATTAACGTGGGACTTAAAGAGGGATATCCTATAAAGGTAGGAGCATTGTTACCTTCTAGTGGAGGTATTTCAACAGTAGAAGATATGAGCAAATTTGTTCAAGCTCATTTTAATGATTCAGATAAAGTATTACAATTAGCCAAAAAACCAACATTGATTGTTTCTCCAAATTATTGGGTTAGTTTAGGATGGAAGATAGGATATCCATTTGATTCTGGAGAGCCTTTATATTTTACAAGAGGTATAGATTCTGGTTATTCTAATTATATAGCTTTTGATCCTATACGTAAGAAAGGAATTGTGATCTTATCAAATAGTTCTTCAGAGAGTGCTTTAAATGCTCTAGATGCACTTAGTTATAAATTAGTTGTGAAGATATTCGAATAG